In Methylobacterium aquaticum, the following are encoded in one genomic region:
- a CDS encoding IS4 family transposase: MHPSDTRFAQLLEGLDRQQIAQSVARHGADAYDKCFSSWDHLLALIFAQLSPAASLRALEVAWNAHAAAHPQLGTGRLHRSTLSDANQRRPLAVFTETFARLVGQLDRRLRRDGRTLLRLIDATPIPLGALHGWARSNGRIRGMKLHLAYTPETHQPRLLDLTPATRNDAEIGRRIPLERGATYVFDKGYCHYGWWSAIAEAQATFVTRPKTNMRLRVRTGRPLPPEPEREGDGFTLLADHEVALASKGDSRLGMGLRRIQLRRHEGGARLTLVTNDLTRPATQIAALYKTRWQIELLFRWLKQHLAIRRFLGHSEEAVRLQLVAAMITFALLRLALRRHCPRVPILRFVDLPRQGLFEPQTWAEVRALLSPRPTATRRRRRTAHAS; this comes from the coding sequence ATGCACCCCAGCGATACCCGCTTCGCCCAGCTGCTGGAAGGCCTCGATCGCCAGCAGATCGCCCAAAGCGTCGCGCGCCACGGCGCCGACGCCTACGACAAGTGCTTCTCCTCCTGGGATCACCTGCTGGCCCTGATCTTCGCCCAGCTCAGCCCCGCCGCCAGCTTGCGCGCCCTGGAGGTCGCCTGGAACGCTCACGCCGCGGCCCATCCCCAGCTCGGCACCGGGCGGCTGCATCGCTCGACCCTCTCGGATGCCAACCAGCGCCGCCCCCTGGCGGTGTTCACCGAGACCTTCGCCCGCCTGGTCGGCCAACTCGACCGTCGCCTGCGCCGCGACGGACGCACCTTGCTGCGCCTGATCGATGCCACCCCGATCCCGCTCGGCGCCCTGCACGGCTGGGCCCGCTCGAACGGCCGCATCCGCGGGATGAAGCTGCACCTGGCCTACACACCCGAAACCCACCAGCCCCGCCTGCTCGACCTCACCCCCGCCACCCGCAACGATGCCGAGATCGGCCGCCGGATCCCGCTGGAGCGCGGCGCCACATACGTCTTCGACAAGGGCTATTGCCACTACGGCTGGTGGAGCGCCATCGCCGAGGCCCAGGCGACGTTCGTCACCCGACCCAAGACCAACATGCGCCTGCGCGTGCGCACCGGCCGTCCCCTGCCGCCCGAGCCCGAGCGGGAGGGCGACGGCTTCACGCTGCTGGCCGATCACGAGGTCGCCCTGGCCAGCAAGGGCGACTCGCGCCTGGGCATGGGCCTGCGCCGGATCCAGTTGCGCCGCCACGAGGGCGGAGCACGCCTGACGCTGGTGACCAACGACCTGACCCGTCCCGCCACCCAGATCGCCGCCCTCTACAAGACGCGCTGGCAGATCGAGCTGTTGTTCCGCTGGCTCAAGCAGCACCTGGCGATCCGCCGCTTCCTGGGCCACAGCGAGGAAGCCGTGCGCCTGCAGTTGGTGGCGGCGATGATCACCTTCGCGCTGCTGCGCCTGGCGCTGCGCCGCCACTGCCCGCGCGTGCCGATCCTGCGCTTCGTCGACCTGCCGCGACAGGGCTTGTTCGAGCCGCAGACCTGGGCCGAGGTCCGGGCCCTGCTATCGCCAAGACCGACCGCAACCAGGCGCAGAAGGAGGACGGCCCATGCCTCCTAA
- a CDS encoding DUF2934 domain-containing protein has protein sequence MDHVQTSIRERAYALWERDGRVPGRDEHYWRMAEQELAAQALAIATEAPAAVEAVAAKPVRKPAARKPATRSAAAKTVAEVAEAVAKPAPRRRRAAAGENVTTH, from the coding sequence ATGGATCACGTCCAGACGAGCATCCGTGAGCGGGCCTATGCCCTGTGGGAGCGGGACGGCCGCGTGCCGGGCCGTGACGAGCATTACTGGCGCATGGCCGAGCAAGAACTCGCCGCGCAGGCGCTGGCGATCGCGACCGAGGCGCCGGCCGCGGTGGAAGCCGTCGCCGCCAAGCCCGTGCGCAAGCCGGCGGCCCGCAAGCCGGCGACCAGGAGCGCCGCCGCCAAGACGGTGGCCGAGGTGGCCGAGGCCGTGGCGAAGCCGGCGCCGCGCCGCCGCCGCGCCGCCGCGGGCGAAAACGTCACCACCCACTAA